Genomic segment of Solidesulfovibrio fructosivorans JJ]:
GGTCATGAAGCTGTTGGGGTTGTTGATCTCGTGGGCCATGCCGGCGACCAGCACGCCAAGGGAGACCATCTTGTCGGCCTGAATGAGCTGCTGCTGTTTTTCCTTGGCCGCCCTGTCGGCCAGCACCCGCTCGGTGATGTCGCGCACGGCCAGCACCCGGGCCGCCCCGCCCTGGTAGGCGATGTCGCGCTCGCGCACCTCGCAGGTGCGCTCCCGGCCGTCCGGACCGACGAACCGGGCCAGGCAGGCGTCCGCGCCGGCCGCGTCGTCGCAGGGGACGTCCTCCTCGCGGTCGGTGGGGGCAAGGAGCGTTTCCACCTCCCGGCCGATAAGCGTGGCCGGAACCTGCCCGAACATGGCGCAGCCGGCCTTGTTGGCGTCGACGATGGTTCCGCCCTGATGGATGAAAATGCCTTCGAAGGTGGCTTCCGAAAGCTGGCGAAAGCGCTCCTCGCTTTCGCGCAGGGCCTGTTCGGCCCGGCGGCGCAGTTCGATGGCCTGGGCCTGGAGATAGTTCTTCTCGGCCAGGCTGGAAATCTGGTGGGCGATCAGGCAAAGCGCCCGGCACACGGTCAGAAACTGCTCGCGGGTCATGACCGGCACTTCGGCCAGAGCGTCCATGTAATGCGCCTCGTCGGCCCCGATCTCGGCCGCGTAGGCCCTGGCCCGGCCCTCGTCGCCGGTTTCGATGCGCACCTGCCCCACCACCCAGTTGGCCACGTGGCGGTCGCCGGCGTAGATGCTCGTGCCGCCGTCCCACAGCCCGCTGCTCAGGCACGGCCGCATGATCGGCTCCAGGGGATCGGTGGAGCCGAAGGAGGCGTCGGAACGGATGCAGTTGGAAAGCCCCTTGGGCGTACGGCGCACCACCTCGCGGCACAGGCGGCAAAAGCGGCTCGGCCGGGTGAGAGGCCGGCCTTCGGTATCGGTGATGATGGAGGCGACGTTGGTGGCCGCGGCAAAGGCGTCCTGGATTTCCTGGATCGCCTCCACGTTGAAGATGTCCCGAAAGGTGAGCGTGTCGCCCCTGCCGTCCGTGCCGGGCCAGCGAAAACCCGGACGCGGCGGATCGCCCAGGGGATAGAGCCCGCTGTCCGCCTCCAATTCGCGGATACGGTCGCGCAGGCTTTCAAGTTCCCGCAGCAGGATCACTTGCCCCGGTCGCTGGGGCCGCGCCGTCTGTTCCCCCGATTCCATGAGCCGTCTTCCTCCGCTGGATCGTTGACGCCGCCCTTTTCGGGCCACCTGCCGACGCTTTTTCTCTAAGCATGAAACGGGCCAGCGTCACCCGTCCCCCAGGCGCTCCGGCCGGCCGTTTTCCGGCCCGATTCAAGCGCCAGAGCCCGTCTTTTCCCGCCTGTCCGGGCCATGCCGCCCGGTCGCGCAACCGGCGCTGACAACCTGGCGCATTTGGCGACAACCTGTGTTGACAGCCGTAACCGCCTCTTTTGCCAGTCTTTCGCTCGCTGGTCCGCGTTTCCCCGGCCTATCTTGTCAACCCACGTTGCCTCGCGCAACCGCAAACGCTTCATGACCGGCCGGATACAGCGCCTAACCGTTGTCGATACACGACTTTTGGCGGATGGAACGCCATTTGAACTTCCCCCCGAACACCATAAGGAGAGACACCCCATGCCCGTCACCCTCGAAACCGCCCGCCGCCTGATCGAGGCGGCCAAGGAAAAAGCCCTGTCCCTCGGCGTGCCCATGGTCGTGGCCGTGGTCGACGCCGGCGGCAACCTCGTGGCCCTGGACCGCCAGGACGACGCCCTACTCGTCAGCATCGAACTGGCCCGAGACAAGGCCTACTCGGCCGTGGCCGTCAAGACCGACACCGCCACCATCGGCCGACTCGCCCAGCCCGGGGCGGAACTCTTCGGACTCGGCCGGGCCTCGGGCGGGCGCATCGTCACCTTCGGCGGCGGCCTGCCCCTTGTGGAAAACGACAAGGTCGTCGGCGGCATCGGCGTCAGCGGCGGTTCCGTGGCCGAGGATACGGCCTGCGCCACCGCCGGGCAAAAAGCGTTTTAGCGGCTCAAGCAACCCAGCGGCCAGCCGGCCGCTTCATACACACCATTCCCGGAGGAACCCATGTCCCAGCAACAGGTCACCACAGCCCGCAAGGCCCCCGCGCACCCCACGTTGACCATGCCCGAAGCCCATGGCCCGACGGAACGCATCGAAAAAGCCCTGGAACGCTTCGTCGCCACCGAACCGGCCATCTGCCCCGAACGCGCCGTGCTCATCACCGAGTCCTACAAGGAAACCGAAGCCCTGCCCATGGTCCTGCGCCGGGCCAAGGCTCTGGAAAAGATCCTGGCCAACATGTCCATCTTCATCCAGGACGGGGAGCTTCTCGTCGGCAACCAGGCCGGCAAGCCCAGAAGCGCCCCCATCTTCCCGGAATTCTCCTGCAAATGGGTCGCATCCGAACTCGACCGGCTGGAAAAGCGCACCGCCGACGTGTTCCGCATCTCCGAGGACACCAAGGCCCAGCTGCGCCAGGCCTTCGCCTATTGGGACGGCAAGACCACCAACGAATTCGCCGCCGCCATGATGCCGCCCGAAGCCCTGGAAGCCCACAACGACGTGGTCTACACCGTGGGCAACTACTTCTATAACGGTGTCGGGCACATCTCCGTGGACTACGCCAAGGCCATCGGCCAGGGCCTCAATAGCGTCATCGCCGCCGCCAAGAAGGCCATGGCCGCCCTGGATTACGCCGACGCCGGACAGCTGAAAAAATACCACTTCCTTGAAGCGGTGATCATCGCCAACAAGGCCGTCATCGCCTTTGCCGGCCGCTTCGCCGAGCTGGCCGAAAAACTCGCCGCCACCTGCGACGATCCGTTGCGGGCCGACGAGCTCAAGGAAATCGCCCGGATCTGCCGCAAGGTGCCGGCCAACCCCGCCGAGACCTTCCACGAGGCCCTGCAAGCCTTCTGGTTCGTCCATCTGGTCATCCAGATCGAATCCAACGGCCATTCCATCTCGCCCATGCGCTTCGACCAGTACATGTATCCCTACTACGCCCGCGAAAAGCAGCGCCTGCTGCCGGAAAAGGCCCAGGAACTCCTGGACCAGCTGTGGATCAAGTTTTCCGAGCTCAACAAGGTGCGCGACGAGACCTCGACCATGGCCTTCGCCGGCTACCCCATGTTCATGAACCTGATCGTGGGCGGGCAAAAGCGCGACGGCACCGACGCCACCAACGACCTGTCCTTCATGTGCCTGCAGGCCGCGGCCAACACCAGGCTCTACGCCCCGTCGCTGTCCATCCGCATCCACGAGGGCACCCCGGCGGCGCTCTACCGCAAGGCGGCGGAGATCTCCCGCATGGGCATGGGCTACCCGGCCTACTACAACGACCGGGTCATCATCCCGGCCCTGCTCGCCCGGGGACTGGCCCGCGAGGACGCCCGCGACTACGGCATCATCGGTTGCGTGGAACCGCAGGTCGGCGGCAAGACCGAGGGCTGGCACGACGCCGCCTTCTTCAACATGGGCAAGGTGGTGGAGCTGACCTTAAACGACGGCGTGGACCAGCGCACGGGCAAACAGATCGGCCCCATGACCGGCAGCTTGGAGACGTTTAGGACCTTCGACGACGTCATGGCCGCCTACAAGGCCCAGACCGCCTACTTCGTGCGGCTGATGGCCTCGGCGGACAACGCCGTGGACATGGCCCACGCCATGCGCTGCCCCCTGCCGTTCCTCTCCTCCCTGGTCGACGACTGCATCGCCTCGGGCAAATCGCTCCAGGAAGGCGGCGCGCACTACAACTTCACCGGTCCCCAGGGCGTGGGCGTGGCCAATGCCGGCGACAGCCTGACCGCCATCAAGAAGCTGGTCTTCGACGACAAGGCGCTCACCATGGCCGAACTGCGCGAACTGCTGGCCACGAACTTCGAAGGCCATGAGGACCTGCGCCAGATGCTGCTCAACCGCGCGCCCAAGTACGGCAACGACGACGACTACGCCGACGCCCTGGCCCACGACGCGGCGCTCGTCTACTGCGAAGAGGTCAACCGCTACGAAAACCCGCGCGGCGGCAAGTTCCAGCCCGGGCTCTACCCGGCCTCGGCCAACGTGCCCCTGGGGTCGGTGGTGGCCGCCACCCCCGACGGCCGCAAGGCCTGGACGCCGCTGGCCGACGGCGTGTCGCCCATCTCCGGCTGCGACACCTGCGGCCCCACGGCTTCGGTGCTGTCCGTGGCCAAGCTGGACCACGAGATCGCCTCCAACGGCACGCTCCTGAACCAGAAGTTCCACCCTTCGGCCCTGGAAGGCGACACCGGCCTCGACAACCTCAAGGCCGTGACCGAAACCTACTTCCAAAACGGCGGCTTCCACGTCCAATACAACGTGATCAGCCGCGAAACCCTGCTCGACGCCCAGGCCAATCCCGACGCCTACAAGGGGCTCGTGGTGCGCGTGGCCGGCTACAGCGCCTTCTTCACGGCCCTCGACAAGTCGCTCCAAAACGACATCATCGCCCGTACCGAGCAGACTTTTTAGGGGAGAAGAGAGGAGCCGGGGGGAAACCTTTCTGAAGAAAGGTTTTCCCCCCGGGCCCCCTTTCCAAAGACTTTTATAATAACAGCTGGATGTGAGCGGTGGAGCTCGTATAACGGTAAAAACTTTAGGAAGGGGAGAGCGCGAGAGGGGAGAACCCTTCCTTGAAAGGGTTTCCTCTCTCGCATCCTCCCCCTCCTTTTCCAAAGGTTCGCGCATGAATTGGAAGCAGCGACAGCATTCGTTCAGCCTGGCCGACCGCGACCGTCCCGGTCCCACGGGCCTTGTTTTCGACATCCAGCGTTTCGCCGTGCACGACGGCGGCGGCATCCGCACCCTGGTTTTCCTCAAGGGCTGTCCACTGCGCTGCCGGTGGTGCCAGAACCCCGAATCCATGAATCCGGCCCCGGAGATCATGCGCATCGCCCACACCTGCATTTCCTGCGTGAAGTGCATGGCGCTTTGCCCGCGACAGGCCATCCGTTTCGCCGCAAACGGAACGGTGGTCATCGACCGCGAGGCCTGCGACCTGTGCGGGGAGTGCGTGGCCACCTGCTACGCCGGTTCCATGACCATCGTCGGCCGCTACCTGACGCCCGGGGAAGTCCTGGACGAGGTGTGCCGGGACGCGAAGTTCTACACCGTCTCCGGCGGCGGGGTGACCTTTTCCGGCGGCGAGCCGACCTTGCAGCTCGATTTCCTGCGCGCCTGTCTGCGCGAGGCCAAGGCCCGGGGGCTGCACACCGCCATCGAGACCTGCGGCCACGCGCCCTGGACCTCGTTTGCCGGCCTGCTCGGCGACGTGGATCTCTTTTTGTGCGACATCAAGCACATGGACGGCGCGCGCCACCGCGAGCTGACCGGGGTGTCCAACGAACGCATTCTGGAGAACATCGAACGCCTGAGCCAGGCCGGGGCGGCGGTGCGCCTGCGCCTGCCGCTTATCCCCGGGGCCAACGACAGCGAAGCCAACGTCACGGCCACGGCCCGCTTCGCCGCCGGCCTGCCGCATTTGCGGGGCTTCGACATCCTGCCCTACCACCGCCTGGGGGAATCCAAGTGGCGCCAACTCGACCGGCCCTATCCCATGACCGGCGTCGCGCCGCACACCCGTGCGGAAGTGCTGGCCCGGGCCGCCCTGGCCGGGGAGTACGTGGCCACGGTCGGCATCGGCGGCTAGGCCGCCCCGGGATGCGGGGCAGACGCGCGTTCCGGCCTGGGGACGCGCCGTCAGGCCGAGGCCAGGTATTGCGTCCACAGCACCCGGCGGAAATCCCTGGTGCCGGCGTAGTGGTGGAAGCGGCCGACGAAGGCGGCCCGTTCGTTGTAGAGCGCGCCCTTCCAGCCGGTATGCGGCGTGTGGAGCAGGTCGATACCGCCGATCATGTGCTGGCGGGCGGCCAGCTCCTCCAGGCCGAGGACGGCGGCGTTTCGCAGCATGTCGTAGAGGAGCAGAAAGGTCGTGGTGCGCCCGTCGCCGGCGTGGCAGTGGAAATGGAGCCAGGTGCCTGGGGGCAGTTCCCGGACGAAGCGGATGAAGCGGTCCACGTCCGCGTCGGACGGCCGCGAGTGGTCGCGCACGGCGATGCGAAACGTTCCCAGCCCAAGTCCGCAAAGCGCTTCCTGCTCGCTTCGCGCCCGGTCGTAGGCGACCTCCTCCACCCGGACCTCGGCCAAGGCGCCGTCCGGGTCCTTGGAAATGACCCGCGACACCGCCGCCTCGCCGCAGGGGGGCAGATCGCCGATGCGGGTCTCCTCGTCGCATTCCACCGCTTGCAGGGATTTGCCGTCATTGGCCCAGTTCCTGAGCCCGTACCAGCTGACCGGATGTTCGCCGAGCAGGGCGTGGGATTCCTGGCGCAGGTCCACCACCGTGACCTCGGGAGCCAGCCCCTTGATGGTCGTGGCCATCTCGGACGACGAGGGTTGTTCGCTGCCCGAGGCGCGCAGTTCCGCCAAGCCCTGGCGCGAGGGCGGTGTGGTCGTGATGGGGACGGCCCAGGGGCCGGCCAGGCTGCGAAAGTGGCTGGGCAGCCCTTGTTCCCGGATGGAATCGAAAATCAGGGTCGGATCGCTTTCCATGCTCTGTCCGATGCCCGACGCCTTCCGAGCCGTCTTCCGGCCGGCGCGGTGCGTGTTTCAGGCGAGCAGCGGCGCGCGGACGGCCCCGAGCACCCGCAGGGCGTCCTCGGGCGCAAGCCGCACCATCTCCCCCCGCTGGCCCGCGTTGGTCACCACGGAGGCTTCGGTAAAAACGGCCTCTTCCATGGCGGTGGGGACTTTCTTGCGCATGCCGAAGGGGCTTATGCCGCCCACATGGTAGCCGGTCACCCGTTCGGCCTCGGCCGGGGGCAGCATCTTGGCCGACTTGCCGCCAAAGGCGGCCGCCACCCGTTTCATGCTGAGCTCCCCGTCGGACGGCACCACGGCGCAGGCCGGTTTGCCGTCGACGGACACCATGAGGGTCTTGAGCACCCGCGAGGCGTCTTCGCCGATGGCCGCGGCGGCGTGCAGGCCGATGTGATGGGAGTCGGCCTCGTAGGCATAACGCACGGTGGTAAAGGGGACGCCGGCCTGGCTAAGGACGACGGTAGCCCGGGTTTTCTGCGCCATATCCCGCCAAATTCCTTTTTGTTCTGGCAGGGCAGATAAAAAACCGGGCTGGCGGCGTCAAGTTCGGCCGCCCGGGCGCGGCGGATGGAGGGACT
This window contains:
- a CDS encoding PocR ligand-binding domain-containing protein; this translates as MESGEQTARPQRPGQVILLRELESLRDRIRELEADSGLYPLGDPPRPGFRWPGTDGRGDTLTFRDIFNVEAIQEIQDAFAAATNVASIITDTEGRPLTRPSRFCRLCREVVRRTPKGLSNCIRSDASFGSTDPLEPIMRPCLSSGLWDGGTSIYAGDRHVANWVVGQVRIETGDEGRARAYAAEIGADEAHYMDALAEVPVMTREQFLTVCRALCLIAHQISSLAEKNYLQAQAIELRRRAEQALRESEERFRQLSEATFEGIFIHQGGTIVDANKAGCAMFGQVPATLIGREVETLLAPTDREEDVPCDDAAGADACLARFVGPDGRERTCEVRERDIAYQGGAARVLAVRDITERVLADRAAKEKQQQLIQADKMVSLGVLVAGMAHEINNPNSFMTLNLPMLQEIWEDITPILEAYYRENGDFVAGGLEYSELRDMLPDLLARMYEGATRIRGIVGSLKNFSRRAPDDFKWDIDISDVVRNSLQLVDNLVAKSTNRFTVSLAEGLPAVTANPQKLSQVVINLLVNACEALTRRDQAIRVETLADPEDASVVVRVTDAGSGIAPEILSKIMDPFFTTKRETGGTGLGLSVSSNIVEEHGGRLVFASGPGAGTRVEMRLPVCGRGREGGV
- a CDS encoding GlcG/HbpS family heme-binding protein, with product MPVTLETARRLIEAAKEKALSLGVPMVVAVVDAGGNLVALDRQDDALLVSIELARDKAYSAVAVKTDTATIGRLAQPGAELFGLGRASGGRIVTFGGGLPLVENDKVVGGIGVSGGSVAEDTACATAGQKAF
- a CDS encoding glycyl radical protein, whose protein sequence is MSQQQVTTARKAPAHPTLTMPEAHGPTERIEKALERFVATEPAICPERAVLITESYKETEALPMVLRRAKALEKILANMSIFIQDGELLVGNQAGKPRSAPIFPEFSCKWVASELDRLEKRTADVFRISEDTKAQLRQAFAYWDGKTTNEFAAAMMPPEALEAHNDVVYTVGNYFYNGVGHISVDYAKAIGQGLNSVIAAAKKAMAALDYADAGQLKKYHFLEAVIIANKAVIAFAGRFAELAEKLAATCDDPLRADELKEIARICRKVPANPAETFHEALQAFWFVHLVIQIESNGHSISPMRFDQYMYPYYAREKQRLLPEKAQELLDQLWIKFSELNKVRDETSTMAFAGYPMFMNLIVGGQKRDGTDATNDLSFMCLQAAANTRLYAPSLSIRIHEGTPAALYRKAAEISRMGMGYPAYYNDRVIIPALLARGLAREDARDYGIIGCVEPQVGGKTEGWHDAAFFNMGKVVELTLNDGVDQRTGKQIGPMTGSLETFRTFDDVMAAYKAQTAYFVRLMASADNAVDMAHAMRCPLPFLSSLVDDCIASGKSLQEGGAHYNFTGPQGVGVANAGDSLTAIKKLVFDDKALTMAELRELLATNFEGHEDLRQMLLNRAPKYGNDDDYADALAHDAALVYCEEVNRYENPRGGKFQPGLYPASANVPLGSVVAATPDGRKAWTPLADGVSPISGCDTCGPTASVLSVAKLDHEIASNGTLLNQKFHPSALEGDTGLDNLKAVTETYFQNGGFHVQYNVISRETLLDAQANPDAYKGLVVRVAGYSAFFTALDKSLQNDIIARTEQTF
- a CDS encoding glycyl-radical enzyme activating protein is translated as MNWKQRQHSFSLADRDRPGPTGLVFDIQRFAVHDGGGIRTLVFLKGCPLRCRWCQNPESMNPAPEIMRIAHTCISCVKCMALCPRQAIRFAANGTVVIDREACDLCGECVATCYAGSMTIVGRYLTPGEVLDEVCRDAKFYTVSGGGVTFSGGEPTLQLDFLRACLREAKARGLHTAIETCGHAPWTSFAGLLGDVDLFLCDIKHMDGARHRELTGVSNERILENIERLSQAGAAVRLRLPLIPGANDSEANVTATARFAAGLPHLRGFDILPYHRLGESKWRQLDRPYPMTGVAPHTRAEVLARAALAGEYVATVGIGG
- a CDS encoding phosphatase domain-containing putative toxin, which codes for MESDPTLIFDSIREQGLPSHFRSLAGPWAVPITTTPPSRQGLAELRASGSEQPSSSEMATTIKGLAPEVTVVDLRQESHALLGEHPVSWYGLRNWANDGKSLQAVECDEETRIGDLPPCGEAAVSRVISKDPDGALAEVRVEEVAYDRARSEQEALCGLGLGTFRIAVRDHSRPSDADVDRFIRFVRELPPGTWLHFHCHAGDGRTTTFLLLYDMLRNAAVLGLEELAARQHMIGGIDLLHTPHTGWKGALYNERAAFVGRFHHYAGTRDFRRVLWTQYLASA
- a CDS encoding aminoacyl-tRNA deacylase → MAQKTRATVVLSQAGVPFTTVRYAYEADSHHIGLHAAAAIGEDASRVLKTLMVSVDGKPACAVVPSDGELSMKRVAAAFGGKSAKMLPPAEAERVTGYHVGGISPFGMRKKVPTAMEEAVFTEASVVTNAGQRGEMVRLAPEDALRVLGAVRAPLLA